The DNA region ACGAAAGATAAAAGCTAAGCACAAATACTTAGGGCTTACTGGATAAGTACTGTGTTggcttttgtgtttttcttcgAAATATTCGCTACATTTCACGGCTACAAgatggtaaaaaaaaatagtaatgAAAAAAGCagattataattattaaataatttaaataaatacaaaccaataaaaacataaatagcTAGAAACGTTGCTACcaatttaataacatttattgttttatttttaaataaccGGACACGAAAGCAAACTGAAATGGAAACATAAGCTCGCATGCATGGAAAAACATTGTGTTAAacgattttaaatattcatttgctctttatttaaattcgatGTAAAAATATGGGttataaatcatttcaaatttacTTTCATGCATAAAAATAGTGATTGtaatagttagctatgtttattggCAGTACAAAACGGTCTTCATTTTAACTCTGCCACCTTTTTTGACGAAATTAAGCCTGAATTTATGCATTTACACCCATAAACTAATGTCACGTTCAATACTTGTTAAGTAAAGAgggaataaaataaataaatgtgaaatgtgCAACAAAGATGCACTTTTTGGGTACATTGAGTAGCCGCACTGttgcaataaatttaatattatttgctGTTTCGCCAAGCTGccaattgcaattaaatgcaattagttTGCTGCGTAAAAACGACACATTTTTTGTTGCACCACAAGGACGAGTGGGAAAAAAGCCAGaggaaatcaaatttaatagCACAGCGCTATggaaaaaaagacaaaatgtacatccttttttttgtatcctCAACCACCGATTATAAAAGTTGCGAAATGTGTGATAAATAGTATATGCGTTTTCAGTGATTTCCTTCGCAAATTCCAAACCCCACGAAATACCCAGTTCAAACAAAAGTGCGGGCGGACAAAATGGGAGTCCTTGCAAACTAAATTATGCCGATGAGTGGgcggtgtgggcgtggcccgaTGAAATGAGCGGGACGTGTTAACCATCGAGCGCCGCAGAAAATAACAATTTATGTGCCACcccagccccaaaaaaaaaggaaaaaaggcGGCGGGGGAATCATGGCAAAGATGTGGCTGCAATCGGCAGGCAGTTGGCAGCTGTGCATGGCAAGTAggtgttaaatatttaatgattgCCAAAGCGCAAACAAGCAGGATTCGCAGGATGTGGCGCCTCTTCTCCTCCGTTGCAATTCGTTAAGTgctccgcacacacacacacacagaggcacTCAAcgcatgccacgcccactggaGGATTGAGTGCATACAATATGCGGCAATTTATGCGCACAATTgggctgccacgcccataatCAGGCACACGTACCGCCCACCCACTACATAGATCGTCAGCATGAGCAACCGAGCAACCGAGCAACCGAGCAAACCGCTCGACGGCCAcaaaactaattgaaattgcCAGAGCAGTCGGATGGCATTAGTTTACCTTGCTCCCCGGATGGATGGGATGGATGTGCCCAAGGAGGCCGATGATGCCAGGCTGATGAGCAGGCGGGTTTGGCACTCAAAAAACAACGCCGCCTCATTTTGTGTTTCATGCAAATTGGTACACGGCGCGTATACGTAACGCAGTCACAAAAGACGTGAGTCGGTTTTAAGGGTCCCAAGCTTTCAGCTAGTTGGCTTAGATGGTGGGCTAATGAGTTAAGTTAATGAGCTAAGTTATTCAActcattaaaaaaaacatttaaaaatgtaaaacacaTCAATTTGGCAAGTTTTCGGAAACTTGAAAGACAATGCAACCTATTGAAACTTAATGAGAAAATGAAGCCAAATCATAGGTTAAAGAAAATCAAGTTATAAAATTAAGTTACAAAATTAAGTAACCCGCTAAAAGATAGTGTTTAGTAATTACTTAAAGTCAATATGTTTTTGGTATTACAAATTCCATTCGATTATCTTCTAAGACTACTGGGATATAAAACCAAATCGATGTGCTCACAAATCTCAATCGACCTGGAAATTCAAATGATtcactttgtttttataacCAATTTATCTTtctatttctttttgtttttgccacgagcactgaaaacaaaactgTGACAACAGCAGAACTGCCAACGATATTACTTCGTAGGAATAATACAGAGATAATGCCACACAGAACACACACAATCAATATGGGCACGGgcgaaaaacaataaaatggaaaCATCAACTCGAGAAGTCATCAATGGATGCATGACAGGAAGGAAGCGgaaaggagcaggagaaggaggagctgGTGGACTATCGCTGTTTGCCTCTTGGTTTGCCTTTTTGCTTGCGCGGACAATGACAACCATGAGTAGCAATGGACCAAAATGAATGAgtctataaataaatgaatgcAGCGTTTCCAATTCGGTTCAATTGGTCCGGAGCAAagacaaaaatacaaaaataaatacgcTGGAAAAATCCAACCAATAATGGtgagcaacaaaaaaaaccagcTATCAACGAAATTATACAATTGATCAAAATTGTATTCTCTTTGGATTTAAGTGATTTTTCAGTTCTGCTTTATGGAATAAGCTCTCTGGTTCGAAACTTTTGAAATGGATACAAGGATTTAATTCAAGAAATTTTCTAAAATTAcgttaaagttttaaaatgttCTAGGGTTTCTTTGGGCCAAATTTCCCAGCGTATTTTAAACAATTACAACTTCTTTGCTACTCAATGtattaaactaatattttcGGATCACTGGGGATAGTTGATGCACTCACCACGCAGAACTTCTCGCTCTTCTTGGTGCACTCCTTCAGGTAGAGATGGGCGATGTCCTTGGTGTAGTTGGTGCAGGGCGTGATGGAGCCCACGCCCTCGTTGTACTGGCCACACATGTGGCACTTGAGCCCGTCGGCGAGTCCCAGGCTGCCGCTGCACAAGACGATGGCCACCAGGATGGCCAGAGCTTTCACATGGCCGCTGGACGCAATCGATCCCGATGCTGATGAaaatgaggatgaggatgttGGATGCATATGCATTGACGAGGCCTTGTGCTCGTCCACGTCCAACGAGTTGACAGCTGCTTTTGTTGACATTGCTTCTTGGTTGCCGCTCGACATTTTCAAATGAGTTTTGACCTTTACCACAGAGTTCACACTCACTAACACACTGCCACCAAACACACACTGACGCGCTGACAAACTGACACACTGACGAACTGACAAATGGGCAGACTGAAGAACTGACAAACTGCACTCACtgaaattgcaattttcacGTTGTTCCTCTCAGTGAAATCGTTCCGCTTTTTGGAAGACTTTGTTTCTACTGCGACTATTCGGTTAATACATTAActtaattgttgtttttgtttgtttgtatttgttttaaaacGTTCTGACAAAGATCTTCGACGATGTGTGTGCTACAATATTAGacatttatataatttattatttagccCAGTCATGTTATTAACTTTATTGCTACTGCAAAATACTTAATTAATGGGACATCTTGGCAACCAaaagatatatttaaaattattaataaccCTTTTCTAATAGGTAATGTGTTTATTTCCAGCAAAGAAGTGGCAACTGTCGCACTTTCTTCCAATGCAATTTTATCTTTTTGCAATTCACGGTGCTGAGTAAGTCACAAAAGCCTTCTATGCTCTGGTAACTTTTGTTGCATGCACCTTTTGTTTGGAATGTTACAAATTGCCAGCAGATGCCACGCCCAGTTTTCcatcattttttttctttaagccCATAAGCATGTAGGCCACGACCGCACAGGGCCACACGTTTTTCTCGAAACtcgaaaaattgttttcaaattgcttttgttgtaaGTTAAATGCGCgaatgcgagtgtgtgtgtgtgtgtggcgggGGAGGAGGGTAAAGGGGTGTTTGAAAGTACTTTTCTATGCGTTCAGCGTTGAGTGTTTCCACGAATTTTTCCGAAAATACTTTGATGAACGGCAGGAGCTAGCCAAAATCGTATTACGGATCTCATTGTGTTCttttgttgcctacttttgggctttgatttgatttgctgaaatatatatgtatgtggggCTTCGGGGAAAAACTGAGGAAAAAGTCGGTGCTGGATCAATTTGGGGCTTGCAGTTTCTGCTCTTTTATTCCGCTTGAAAATCAGCCAGCCCTAgcatcacgcatacgccgtgtggccctcgcagcagcagccaatTAACAAGTCATTtcttttcttccttttttatgTGTTTCTGTATTTTAATTAAGCGAATGAATGCAATGAGTTTTGGGTCCATCATAATGGGCGACCTTCCGCATTCTGTGCTATGgcaaatgcaatatttttttcacatttttttggCCGCCTCAATGGCAAGCgtaaaaacacacaaaaacagcAGAAACATCGTCGACATGATCTTTGGATTTGAATTTATGGGAAAAACTGTGTTTTATTCTGGCAAAAAGATATCACAAGCGTTTGtataaattgctttttaaagAGATTTCAATcttgatttttgtttaatttgtttatgcttTTGTTACACTCTGAAttcaaacacaaaaccaacggACATAAACTTTTGAATTATTTCAAACGGCGTCCGCCCAACCGTGCGTTCCGTCTGAGTTGAAAATGTTGACTGCAGTGCCAGAAGTTGAAGCCGCGGCCGTAGGACCATCAGCATGAGGAagcatccgcagcagcagtatCAGCAGCAACCGACGGGTCGGATGAGCGATTTCGATTCGGGTCGGGTGACTTCGTATTGGTCCAGTGACCCAGTGCTGCTCAAACTGCTTACTTCTTCATTTCGGTGCTAATGAAGGTCTgcagcacaaatatttatggtCGAGGGAGTTGCAGGCATCCTTAGACCTTCAGAGGCCCTATCGAGTATGTAATGTATGTTTTTCATTGCGACTGAAAGTGCATATTCTGCAGTCCAGCTGGAAGCATCAAAAATCTTTTCTTCTTACCATTGATATACTCAACTTGAAgggcaaaacaattaaaaaataaaacataattcACTTCGGCCATaacaattaatataaaattatgttacatatcaattttaattacagtTTTAAGTGTATCATAAGCGCCAATTTTAACTACAGTTTGATGAGTACTATAAGGCCACAGAACACTGCTTGAAACTGCTTTAACTGCTTGATAGCCAAAACCACTGCTTGGGCGCCAAATCTAACTCGTTTCATCAGAAACAATATGCTAAATTTATAGCTAGTAAAATAATTCCCAAAATTTATTGCCCCCCAAAGCctttataataataacacAGATAATTAGCTTATCGCCCCCCAAGGAACAAGTAAAGTAATCTGCCAATCtgattatttattaagtggtttcattttccatttattgtACAATATACTTTGTGACTAAGCCAATAAGATTTGGTTGTGTTTGATCCAGTCAACGTACTCGCTAACCTTGCAGTAGACACCCGGATAGGGAGCCAGGGTGCAGGGTTTTACGCTCCAGGACACGATGCCCACCTGCTGGCCATTGTAGATGAGCGGTCCACCCGAATCTCCGCTGCACTGACCCTTTCCACCTTCGTCTACTCCACCGCAAATGTGATATCTGGGATCAGTTTGGCCATTGTGACGGGTGGTGCACTCCTCATCCGAGTAGATCTTCAGTGAAACCTCCTGTAGGGTTTTCTGCACACTTCCATAGGTCTAAAATAGATTATACTATGAAATAATCTCATTTAAAATCGTATTTTCCGACGAATAACCCACATCGTTGAGACCCCAACCGATGAGCACTCCCTCAACTCCGGCATCCGATTGAGGCACATCGAAAGCCAGAGCTGGCAGCTCTACAGGAGCCACGGAGACACCATCGAACTCAAAAGGTTCCTGCACCATCAGCAGCGAGATGTCATTGGCATTTTGGCGAGTGGGATCGAAATCCTCGTGCTGGATGATCTTCTTAATGCCCACCACATTCGGACCCAAGGCACTTATGTTGGTCACTCCAAACTGAATCGAGAGGGTATCCGCAGGACGTCCTTTGGTGCAATGAGCAGCGGTCATCACAAAATGTTGGGAAATAATAGATCCTCCGCAGGAATGCGAGCCATCATAGCTGCGTAGGGATACCTTAGATTTGATCCAGAAATCAACGATTTAAAATGTAGAACCTTTACTTTTCTAATTGattacaaataatatttaatattctaCATATTTTTGAGTCACTTCTCGGgtcatttctttttcttataAGTTTTTCCAATTCCGATTATAGTTCACTTTACTGTTCCTTACCACGAAAGGATACTTCAGCACACTGGAATCCGTACCATTGACCACTCTGTTCGTGGGAGGCGCGGCCTGACCAACCGCAGTAATGGTCAGTAGAGCGATTAAAGCCAGACTGAGATCTTGATTCGacaacatatttggccaaaaaatggTACTCCGTGGTGGGCTACCGTTTTTATAAGCTCGCCGCATATGAAcgattaatattatttacgACTTTAGATAGGAGGTTATTGAATCTGTCGACATTTGTATAAAATGGTACTCGTCGGGCCaccaaagcatttaaaaagaAAGCCAAAATGCGCAAAAAGAAATGGTATTCCCAACGACtttaattgttaaaaataaaagcaagcTATCGGACATTAgtatatatttacaataaaaggaaaattagCACATCTTTTGTGATTTCATATATGCAGTTAATTGTGGTTAAATGGTTATGCAATATGTTGTATAATTatcacatttaatttaataatttaaaatgacaAAAAGTAAGATTAAAGaatgattaaatttaattatagaAAAGGGGAACTTACCCcctatattatttttacaccACTTATCAAAGAAAACAGGCAAATCCCGAGTAACTCACTTGACACCGATTTATGGCTTAAGAAGGCGACCACTTTAATCATTCAATATcagctttatttattgcagGTATAGACCATACTCTGTTCACAATGATAGTGCGATGACTAGGCCAAAATAATCTGGCTCTTCTTGATCCAGTCGATGTACTGGCTGACCTTGCAGTAGACACCCGGATAGGGAGCCACAGTACAGGGCTTGATGCTCCACGACACTATGCCCACCTGCTGGCCATTGTAGATGAGCGGACCACCGGAATCTCCGCTGCACTGTCCCTTGCCGCCCTCGTCCACGCCCCCGCAGATGTGGTACCTGGGATCCGTTCTGCCGCCATGCCGTTCGGTGCACTCCTCGTCGGAGTAGACCTTCAAGCCCACCTCCTGCAGTGTGGATTGGATGTATCCGCCAGTCTAAAAATATGTACGCTGAGATTAGAGCCTTAAACACAAACTATGATCGAAGTCGAAACCAACCGCATTGAGGCCCCATCCGATGAGCACTCCCTCGCCACCAGCATCCGTTTGAGGAGTGGCAAAGGCGAGCTCCGGCAACTTCACGGGTGCCACAGTGACGCCATCAAACTCGAAGGGTTCCTCCACGAGCAGCAGTGAGATGTCGTTGGCATAGTTGTTGTAGGGATTGTAGTCCTCGTGCTGGATGATCTTCTTCACACGCACCACATTCGGACCGGTGGCATTAATCTGGGTCACTCCATACTGAACGGACAGGGACGAGGCCGTGCGTCCGTCCGTACAATGGGCAGCAGTCATCACAAACTGCTTGGAAATGATGGAGCCACCGCAGGAATGCGAGCCAGAGGAACTACGCATCGAAATCTGTAAGATATTAAGGTAAACATTACTTTCATTCATTCCACCCATTTCAACTTTCGATCAACTTACCACGAAGGGGTATTTCTCCACGCTGGAGTCCGTGCCATTGACCACACGTCCCATTTGAGGAGCACCATGGGAAACGCCCGCAATGGTCAAGAGGGCAATGATTGCCGACAGACAGAGATCCTGATTCCGCGACATTTTCTCAGCTAAAAATGAGCACCTATCGTTCGACAGCCGCTTTTATAAGCCTTCCGACATTGCCCATTCATGTTGATTACGATTATTTACAGCAATTGATAGGACGAGATTATACCTTCGCGATGAAAAGAGAGCGCCACTATCGCGTTATCTTGACCAATATCAAACGAAACTGCTTCGGTTatctttaaacaattttaatcaaattaagcACTATAAACAGAATGAAATAAAGGAGCGGCGGACTTGACCAGCCCTGGAATGTGATGGTTCTCAATGAAGTGCGCTTAAAATAGAAAATCAAATGGTTTAAAACTTAACAACGGTTTTCAGGCTGCAAACAAGTGGGTCAGTATACACGTAGAAGGCCATCGGTGTTAGGACTTACATAACAATTACGAATAGGATTACCAATACATACAGAATAGGGTGTTTGGGGAGCGTTACAAATAGCGGTCATGCTACTGCTGTACATAGAAAGCGAATCTAGTAGAGACAtttgtatatctgtatattgtatataagATCATAGAAGGCTACGTGACTAAGCGATGCTCCACGCACATCGTCCTACAAAAATACTCTAACAAATGCGCACCAGGCGCCCAAAATTGCTCATCGAATTCAATTCAATCTTTTGTTGTCTACTGTATGCTGCAGCTGCGTACCGTGGAcagcttctgctcctcctcgtccaAGTGCTTGGCGCTCAAAATGCTCTTGATGCTCTCCGCCTCCTTCATCCAGAATTCCAGCTAAAAATCGTTGTTCATAgcttaatttgtttgctttaagTGCACATTTGGCTCACCTGCTGCAGCAAAAGATTACGGCGTTCGCCCTTTGGTTCATTATTCACAAACGGCACCAGAATGCCCAACGCTGAAGTGTACGACTCCAGTGCTGCGTCCAGCTTCCGTTCGTAGAGGTAAAGCTCACCCTTCCGTCCGATTTCCAGGCCAGTCTTCAGGGACGGACTTGAGTTCGAAAGGGCATCTAGAATGGAGGAGCGGTATTATAAATGATCAACTCTACAACACAAATTATATCATACATAGCTGTTTATAGCGGGCATCCGGCTCCAGCATTTCAGCAACCCGCGAGCTGCTGGGCTGCGCAGCGGGCTCTTGGGAAGCTGAAGGTGGCTCTTGGTTAGCTGTGGCAGCTGTCGCCGCCTGCCGTTGCCGTTCAGCCAACATTCTGTACTCGTCCTCGATTATGCAATTCTTGATTTCCTCGGCGCGCTTTGTGTAGGACAAGGCACGATTGCGCAATGCCAGCCGCTTGGTGGCGTCCGTCTCCTCCGTGATTAGCGGCACAAAATACTGCAGGGCACTGCAGTACAGATAGTAAGCCTCTTTGTAGTTGCGTTTCTCATCATAGGCGCATGCCTGCGTGACCAGATCAATGGCCTTTTGCAGAGTATGCTCTGTGGGAAACGTCTTGAGATCGAGAAAAGGATGCGCAAAGAAGTCCGCAAATGATATGCGCGCCGTGGGCTCGTGGGCCAAAAGACGGCGCAGGAGATCATGGCACTCGTTGCTGATTCGAGCGTTTGGTGGCAGTGTTATGGCCTCGGCCTTTCTGATCCTCAGCAATAGTTCCTCAATGGTTCGCGAGCTATAAGGCGCCTTGCCGAATAGACATTCGTAGAGGATCACCCCGATGCTCCAGAGATCTGCCTTGGCATCGTACTGATGCTTGCGCACAATCTCCGGGGCCATGTAGAGCGGCGATCCCTTCAGCTGTTGATTGATTTCGCCCAGTTTCAGGTGCTGAGCAAACCTACAACAAATTCGAATTGTTAGTACAAAGTATCTATTGTTATAATACTTTGGTAACTACCCAAAGTCTGC from Drosophila santomea strain STO CAGO 1482 chromosome 3R, Prin_Dsan_1.1, whole genome shotgun sequence includes:
- the LOC120453314 gene encoding uncharacterized protein LOC120453314 — its product is MSSGNQEAMSTKAAVNSLDVDEHKASSMHMHPTSSSSFSSASGSIASSGHVKALAILVAIVLCSGSLGLADGLKCHMCGQYNEGVGSITPCTNYTKDIAHLYLKECTKKSEKFCVKYVSELSTVRDCATECVEKEIWETQTYCCTEDGCNSGTQLAHSLILLILPLLSMAWPSIVDFWNTRR
- the LOC120452778 gene encoding chymotrypsin-2 encodes the protein MLSNQDLSLALIALLTITAVGQAAPPTNRVVNGTDSSVLKYPFVVSLRSYDGSHSCGGSIISQHFVMTAAHCTKGRPADTLSIQFGVTNISALGPNVVGIKKIIQHEDFDPTRQNANDISLLMVQEPFEFDGVSVAPVELPALAFDVPQSDAGVEGVLIGWGLNDTYGSVQKTLQEVSLKIYSDEECTTRHNGQTDPRYHICGGVDEGGKGQCSGDSGGPLIYNGQQVGIVSWSVKPCTLAPYPGVYCKVSEYVDWIKHNQILLA
- the LOC120452621 gene encoding chymotrypsin-2; translation: MSRNQDLCLSAIIALLTIAGVSHGAPQMGRVVNGTDSSVEKYPFVISMRSSSGSHSCGGSIISKQFVMTAAHCTDGRTASSLSVQYGVTQINATGPNVVRVKKIIQHEDYNPYNNYANDISLLLVEEPFEFDGVTVAPVKLPELAFATPQTDAGGEGVLIGWGLNATGGYIQSTLQEVGLKVYSDEECTERHGGRTDPRYHICGGVDEGGKGQCSGDSGGPLIYNGQQVGIVSWSIKPCTVAPYPGVYCKVSQYIDWIKKSQIILA
- the LOC120452620 gene encoding serine/threonine-protein kinase ULK3, with product MSLPRITDFEILEKLGAGSYATVYKARHKKQRTYHAIKNVEMSTLSETSRENLITEIRLLRELKHKYIVTLQDFFWDDKNIYIVLEYCNAGNLSAFIRTKKALPESTCRYFLRQLAAAVQYMRANDVSHFDLKPQNLLLTRGANNVSLKVADFGFAQHLKLGEINQQLKGSPLYMAPEIVRKHQYDAKADLWSIGVILYECLFGKAPYSSRTIEELLLRIRKAEAITLPPNARISNECHDLLRRLLAHEPTARISFADFFAHPFLDLKTFPTEHTLQKAIDLVTQACAYDEKRNYKEAYYLYCSALQYFVPLITEETDATKRLALRNRALSYTKRAEEIKNCIIEDEYRMLAERQRQAATAATANQEPPSASQEPAAQPSSSRVAEMLEPDARYKQLYALSNSSPSLKTGLEIGRKGELYLYERKLDAALESYTSALGILVPFVNNEPKGERRNLLLQQLEFWMKEAESIKSILSAKHLDEEEQKLSTRTSLRTITFQGWSSPPLLYFILFIVLNLIKIV